A region of Lycium barbarum isolate Lr01 chromosome 3, ASM1917538v2, whole genome shotgun sequence DNA encodes the following proteins:
- the LOC132630356 gene encoding E3 ubiquitin-protein ligase PRT6-like: MEIGSPELIMPSPHEIILQRLENLGVPAENLEHRQPGLIIYVKNNKSQIGDLVSALLPSNEEAMDGIMDRQMDSPKSTGSSAIKDLFQESMTWLEWLMFEGEPRRALDYLANIGQRGVCGAVWGNNDIAYRCRTCEHDPTCAICVPCFLNGNHKDHDYSIIYTGGGCCDCGDVTAWKCEGFCSKHKGVEQVQPLPEEFANLMGPVLDSLLSCWRKGLLFAESISEQSPRQNSHATEYKSITDELTSAVVEMLLGFCKDSESLLIFISRRVFSSEGLLNVLVRAEKFLINGDIVRKLHELLLKMLGEPQFKHEFAKVFLSYYPTVVNEAVKENNDTVFRKYPLLSTFSVQIFTVPTLTQRLVKEMNLLAMLLDCLGDIFISCAGENGRLKVIKWGNLHDTAVRVVEDIRFVMSHSAVPRYVTRDRRDILRTWMKLLTFVQGMNPQKRETGIYVEDESEHVHLPFVLGHTITNIHSLLVGGAFSISSTEDADDALFNTHIQDFEDQDSQRHAKVGKLSQESSVSSVTGRSPPEHASRTPESKSDSSPVPSSVLWLTFECLKAIENWLGVDNTSGPLLHILSPKTSSSSGNNFFALKKTLSKFSRGRQIIRSHSLSDSNRLSNSTEGCNKLNSYSSLDVGVTLSSGQNLAQETASLGGSDNSMLQGDYALELEALRVLSLSDWPDVAYKVSSKDISVHIPLHRLLSMVLQRALTHCYGETALGGSCSNPSSAIYHDFFGHILGGCHPLGFSAFIMEHALRIKVFCAQVHAGMWRRNGDAAILSWEWSRSVRWSEQGLELDLFLLQCCAALGPADQYVTRILERFELSDYLSLNLERSNEYEPTIVQEMLTLIIQIVKERRFSGLSPIECLQREFIYKLSTGDFTRSQLVKSLPCDLSKIDKLQEVLDRIAVYSNPSGMNQGMYKLRAPYWKELDLYHPRWNSKELQVAEDRYMRFCNESALTSQLPKWTKIYPPLGGIAKIATCRTVLQIVRATVFYAVFSDKPNVSRAPDGVLLTTLHLLSLALDICYMHRGTGDCNSYRDEIIPILALASEELSLSKYGDQSLLSLLVLLMRKYRKENDFVEAGIFNLSSLIGSLLKNFAELQSECKIKMQDLAPEMVNQLSQYVFTGDTNSLESVSDSDKRKAKARERQAAIMEKMRAQQSKFLKSVDSSAEAGPDDSKLGKERSDSDGRRNYEEDTQVICSLCHDQNSKSPLSYLILLQKSRLLTFTNRGPPSWKKTQNSGKEPESCAKRMTNSSSQRGILSSSEEVISFPWLTQSIQNAINKFALEGQPKEVGAFCEYIRARFPALKIQLPCTSNNVDKKAGSSLEMLEEQMYSSIQERMDANLSHWDFSRNGKKLSARGDGGSIESRLLGKYISALAGENLDSPSASESAHKTQLESRMPLTASEGFGPSDCDGIYLSSCGHAVHQECLDRYLSSLKERYTRRIVFEGGHIVDPDQGEFLCPVCRGLANSVLPALPADSGRFTSLHLTSSASDAVGPSPSSSGVGDALYFQKALFLLQSAADVAGSREIFQRLPFRQFGQMRVNLESVYHVLCGKYFPENDKISVSGRLGHSLILYDTLKYTLVSTEIATRSGKTSLAPNYSLGALYEELQSSNGFILALLLSIVQSTRTKNSLTVLLRLRGIQLFAESICTGTSADEISDPSAGGNMQDILECAETEDQYPDIQFWRWSADPVLAHDAFSSLMWIIYCLPCPLLSCEDAFLSLVHLFYAVAVTQAIITYCRKRQCSLLELGCNDSLVTDIYKVMGEHGVAHQYFDSNFIETTYDIKDAIRSLTFPYLRRCALLWKLIRSSRVMPFNDGTNILDGSAYSTNELMDCGENNAAELIEIEKLEKILKIPSLDNVFSDATIRLMVQKWLNHFYKQFETRGLKGVLYSNPAAPFKMMLLPHLYQDLLLRYIKQNCPDCGAVHKDPALCLLCGKLCSASWKTCCRESGCQTHAMACSAVTGVFLLIRKTTILLQRSARQAPWPSPYLDAFGEEDIDMRRGKPLYLNEERYAALTHMVASHGLDRSSKVLLQTTIGAFFML; encoded by the exons ATGGAAATTGGTTCACCGGAGCTGATTATGCCTTCACCCCATGAAATTATTCTTCAG AGGCTTGAGAATCTTGGAGTTCCTGCCGAAAATTTGGAGCACCGACAACCTGGTTTAATTATTTATGTGAAGAATAATAAGTCTCAAATTGGAGATCTTGTCTCTGCTCTTTTGCCTAGTAATGAAGAAGCAATGGACGGTATTATGGACCGGCAGATGGATTCTCCAAAATCCACAGGCAGCTCAGCCATTAAAGATTTATTCCAAGAAAGTATGACATGGTTAGAGTGGTTGATGTTTGAAGGGGAACCAAGAAGAGCACTAGATTACCTAGCTAACATTGGTCAGCGTGGTGTTTGTGGGGCTGTTTGGGGGAACAATGATATAGCGTACCGTTGCCGTACATGTGAACATGATCCAACATGTGCAATATGTGTTCCATGTTTCCTGAATGGAAACCACAAGGACCATGATTACTCAATCATATATACAGGTGGTGGCTGCTGTGATTGTGGTGATGTAACTGCATGGAAATGTGAGGGGTTCTGTTCCAAGCATAAAGGTGTGGAGCAGGTACAACCTCTTCCGGAAGAGTTCGCTAATTTGATGGGTCCTGTTCTTGATTCCTTGCTATCTTGTTGGAGAAAAGGGCTCCTATTTGCGGAAAGCATCTCTGAACAAAGTCCAAGACAAAATAGTCATGCAACGGAGTATAAAAGTATCACAGATGAGTTGACATCAGCAGTGGTGGAGATGCTCTTGGGTTTCTGCAAGGATAGTGAAAGTTTGCTTATTTTTATCTCTAGGAGGGTATTCTCTTCAGAAGGTTTATTAAATGTTCTGGTGAGGGCAGAGAAGTTCTTGATCAATGGTGATATTGTCAGGAAGCTCCATGAATTGCTCTTGAAAATGTTGGGTGAACCTCAATTCAAACATGAGTTTGCTAAAGTATTTCTGAGCTATTACCCAACTGTTGTGAATGAAGCAGTAAAGGAAAATAATGATACAGTCTTCAGAAAATATCCGCTTCTCTCGACATTCTCTGTGCAGATATTTACTGTGCCTACTTTGACCCAACGTCTTGTGAAGGAGATGAATCTTTTGGCCATGCTGCTGGACTGTTTAGGGGACATATTTATATCTTGTGCAGGAGAAAATGGTAGATTGAAG GTCATTAAATGGGGAAATTTGCATGACACTGCTGTTCGTGTGGTTGAAGACATACGATTTGTCATGAGTCATTCTGCTGTACCCAGATATGTGACTCGTGATCGGCGAGATATACTTAGGACGTGGATGAAGCTGTTGACTTTTGTACAAGGAATGAACCCTCAAAAGAGAGAAACTGGCATCTATGTAGAAGATGAGAGTGAACATGTACATTTGCCTTTTGTTTTGGGTCATACAATTACAAATATTCATTCTCTATTGGTGGGTGGTGCATTCTCTATTAGTAGCACTGAAGATGCTGATGATGCTTTGTTCAACACGCATATACAAGACTTTGAAGACCAAGATAGCCAAAGACACGCAAAAGTTGGAAAGCTATCACAGGAAAGTTCTGTTAGTAGTGTGACCGGAAGGAGTCCACCAGAACATGCATCCAGGACTCCTGAATCAAAATCTGATAGTTCTCCGGTACCGTCATCTGTTCTATGGTTGACCTTTGAGTGCTTGAAGGCCATTGAGAATTGGTTGGGAGTGGATAACACATCAGGACCTCTCCTTCACATCTTATCTCCGAAAACAAGCTCTAGTTCTGGAAATAATTTCTTTGCGCTGAAAAAAACACTTTCAAAGTTTAGTAGGGGCAGGCAAATCATTAGATCTCATAGTCTCTCAGATAGCAATAGACTCTCAAATTCAACTGAAGGTTGCAATAAGCTAAACTCTTATTCGTCACTGGATGTCGGTGTTACCTTGAGTTCTGGACAAAATTTGGCCCAAGAAACTGCAAGCTTAGGTGGTAGTGACAACAGTATGCTTCAAGGAGATTATGCCCTAGAGTTGGAAGCTCTCCGGGTGTTGAGTTTGTCTGATTGGCCTGATGTAGCATATAAAGTCAGTTCGAAGGATATATCAGTTCATATTCCACTGCATCGATTACTTTCAATGGTTTTACAGAGAGCACTCACACATTGTTATGGTGAAACTGCCCTAGGTGGTAGTTGTTCCAATCCGTCATCTGCTATCTATCATGACTTTTTTGGCCATATATTGGGAGGCTGCCACCCACTTGGTTTTTCTGCCTTCATTATGGAACATGCTCTCCGAATTAAGGTGTTCTGCGCACAGGTGCATGCTGGAATGTGGCGTAGGAATGGTGATGCTGCTATATTATCTTGGGAGTGGTCTCGCTCTGTTCGTTG GTCTGAGCAGGGTCTAGAGCTTGATCTATTTCTGCTCCAGTGTTGTGCTGCACTAGGCCCTGCTGATCAATATGTTACTAGGATTTTAGAACGTTTTGAGCTCTCAGATTACCTATCATTGAATCTCGAACGCTCTAATGA GTATGAGCCGACTATAGTTCAGGAGATGCTTACTCTGATCATACAAATAGTGAAAGAACGACGGTTTTCTGGGCTGTCCCCCATTGAGTGTTTGCAACGGGAATTCATATATAAACTATCAACTGGTGATTTCACTCGTAGCCAGTTGGTGAAGTCTCTGCCCTGTGATTTGTCGAAGATCGATAAACTTCAGGAAGTTTTAGATAGGATAGCAGTGTATTCCAATCCCTCTGGCATGAATCAG GGTATGTATAAACTGCGGGCGCCCTATTGGAAGGAGCTAGATTTATACCATCCTCGTTGGAACTCAAAAGAGTTGCAAGTTGCTGAAGATAGATATATGCGGTTCTGTAATGAATCGGCATTGACCAGTCAACTTCCAAAATGGACCAAGATTTATCCACCTCTTGGTGGAATAGCTAAAATCGCTACTTGCAGGACAGTACTCCAAATAGTTCGTGCTACTGTATTTTATGCTGTTTTCTCTGATAAACCAAACGTTTCACGCGCTCCAGATGGTGTACTATTAACCACATTGCATTTGTTGTCTCTTGCATTAGATATTTGTTATATGCATCGGGGAACTGGTGATTGTAATTCCTACAGGGATGAAATTATTCCAATTTTAGCACTAGCTAGTGAGGAATTGTCATTGAGTAAATATGGTGATCAGAGCTTGTTGTCTCTTCTAGTTTTGTTGATGAGAAAATATAGGAAAGAAAACGACTTTGTGGAAGCTGGAATTTTCAACCTCTCCTCTTTGATTGGAAGTCTTCTGAAAAATTTTGCTGAACTTCAATCTGAATGCAAGATAAAAATGCAAGACCTTGCACCTGAGATGGTCAATCAACTATCGCAATATGTTTTCACTGGTGATACTAACAGCTTGGAATCAGTTTCAGACAGTGATAAGCGCAAGGCTAAAGCTCGAGAGAGGCAAGCTGCTATAATG GAGAAGATGAGGGCGCAACAGTCCAAGTTTTTAAAGAGCGTTGATTCCTCTGCAGAAGCTGGTCCGGATGATTCTAAACTTGGTAAAGAAAGAAGCGACTCAGATGGTAGACGTAATTATGAAGAGGATACTCAAGTAATTTGCTCTCTTTGCCATGATCAAAATTCTAAAAGTCCTCTATCATACCTGATTCTTCTTCAG AAATCCAGGCTTTTGACTTTCACCAATAGAGGGCCTCCTTCATGGAAAAAAACTCAAAATTCTGGGAAAGAACCGGAATCATGTGCTAAAAGAATGACCAATAGCTCATCTCAAAGGGGCATTTTATCAAGCAGTGAAGAAGTGATTTCATTTCCTTGGTTGACACAATCGATTCAAAATGCAATAAACAAGTTTGCTCTGGAAGGGCAACCTAAGGAAGTAGGAGCATTTTGTGAATATATCAGGGCAAGATTCCCAGCATTGAAGATTCAACTGCCTTGCACATCAAACAATGTTGACAAAAAGGCAGGTTCTTCTCTTGAGATGCTGGAAGAACAAATGTACTCATCGATTCAGGAAAGAATGGATGCCAATTTGTCGCACTGGGATTTTTCAAGAAATGGTAAGAAACTTTCTGCACGGGGAGATGGTGGGAGTATTGAGTCACGTTTGCTTGGGAAGTACATTTCTGCTCTTGCAGGAGAAAATCTTGATAGTCCTTCTGCATCTGAAAGTGCACACAAGACACAATTAGAGTCCAGAATGCCGCTTACAGCGTCTGAAGGATTTGGTCCCTCAGATTGTGACGGAATTTATCTTTCATCGTGTGGACACGCTGTGCATCAGGAATGTCTTGACCGCTATTTATCGTCTCTAAAGGAAAG ATATACCAGAAGAATTGTTTTCGAAGGAGGTCATATTGTAGATCCAGATCAG ggGGAGTTCCTCTGTCCCGTATGCCGTGGACTTGCCAACTCGGTCCTGCCAGCATTACCTGCAGATTCTGGAAGGTTCACATCCCTCCATTTAACTTCCAGTGCATCAGATGCTGTTGGCCCTTCACCCTCATCAAGTGGAGTGGGAGATGCACTTTATTTTCAAAAAGCTTTATTTCTCCTACAAAGTGCTGCTGATGTTGCTGGAAGTAGAGAGATTTTCCAAAGACTTCCATTTCGGCAGTTTGGGCAGATGAGAGTAAACCTTGAATCTGTGTATCACGTATTGTGTGGAAAGTACTTTCCAGAGAATGATAAGATTTCAGTATCTGGTAGACTTGGGCACTCTCTGATTCTGTATGACACTCTTAAGTACACACTTGTATCAACTGAAATTGCTACTCGATCTGGAAAGACATCATTAGCTCCAAACTACAGTCTTGGTGCCTTGTACGAAGAACTCCAATCTTCAAATGGTTTTATACTGGCTTTGTTACTAAGTATTGTACAAAGCACACGAACAAAGAACTCGCTTACTGTCCTCTTGAGATTGAGAGGCATTCAGCTGTTTGCAGAGTCTATATGCACTGGCACTTCTGCAGATGAAATTTCAGATCCATCTGCTGGAG GTAATATGCAAGACATCTTAGAATGCGCTGAAACAGAAGATCAATATCCTGATATTCAGTTCTGGAGATGGTCCGCTGATCCAGTTCTTGCACATGATGCTTTTTCTTCTTTAATGTGGATAATATATTGCCTTCCATGTCCATTGTTGTCATGTGAAGATGCCTTCTTGTCTCTTGTTCATCTTTTCTATGCAGTCGCAGTCACTCAG GCTATAATAACCTATTGCAGAAAGCGGCAATGCAGTTTGCTTGAGTTAGGATGCAACGATTCTCTAGTTACTGACATCTATAAAGTAATGGGAGAACATGGAGTTGCTCaccaatattttgattctaattTTATAGAAACTACTTATGACATCAAAGATGCAATCCGAAGTCTGACCTTTCCGTACTTAAGAAGATGTGCATTGTTGTGGAAATTGATTCGTTCTTCTAGAGTGATGCCATTTAACGATGGAACTAACATATTAGATGGATCAGCATATTCAACTAATGAACTGATGGACTGTGGCGAAAACAATGCAGCTGAGCTTATTGAGATTGAAAAGCTGGAGAAGATATTAAAGATTCCCTCACTTGATAATGTTTTTAGTGATGCCACAATTCGTTTGATGGTTCAAAAATGGCTAAATCATTTCTACAAGCAGTTTGAAACTCGTGGTCTGAAGGGTGTTTTGTATTCCAATCCTGCCGCCCCATTTAAAATGATGCTTTTGCCTCATCTTTATCAGGACCTCTTGCTGAG GTATATTAAACAGAATTGCCCAGACTGTGGAGCTGTTCATAAGGATCCTGCATTATGCTTGTTATGTGGTAAATTGTGCTCAGCAAGTTGGAAGACATGTTGCAG GGAAAGTGGGTGCCAAACTCATGCAATGGCCTGTAGTGCTGTTACTGGGGTGTTCTTGTTGATCAGA AAAACCACTATATTGCTCCAAAGATCTGCTCGTCAGGCACCGTGGCCTTCACCTTATTTGGACGCATTCGGAGAAGAG GATATTGACATGCGTAGGGGAAAGCCATTATATCTAAATGAGGAACGTTACGCTGCCTTAACTCATATG